TATCTATTTACTTAGTTACCTTGACTCATCCATCAACTCTTCCTCTAACCGACAAACATCGAGGCAATTCTCATTGGAAATTCGAGGCACTGCAAGAAGCCATTGAAAATAGCATCTAACATCAGTAAACAATCTGCATTTTCTGTTACAAGACAATGCATATAGCTTGCCAGCCAAAGGATATAAGCATTGCCTGCAGGACCTGCGTGTGTGTCTGAGGAATCTTATGCTGCACACATGACTGAGCTCGAGGATGCGAAAAATTGGGACGGGTAAGGGGCAACAAAGTAGTTGCACAATCTGCACTGATAAATAATAAATCTTCAGTATCGGCATGCCGTCTCAAGGAGTCGGCTCCGCAGTCTGGCGTCCTGGCGACGATTCAACTACAGCATAGACAGCCTTAAGTTTTGATATATTTGCATGCTGCAACAAAATTGCAACGCAGACAATGCGGGAAATCTTTCGGTAATGAACTTTAATGGTGTCGACACAAAGTTTTCGACAGCGAAAATAGTCCTTACTGAATATGCATTCAAGTAAtgaatataaaaattattctaaaaatcaaatcagtttaattaatttcgtttCCATTTGTCTGGCTTGCAACTGAAGAGTTGGCTTTTAAATAGGTTTAAAACCACGATAGTTAAGATCAAATTTAAAATCTTTTAAGATAAGaaagttttttatttagtCAAAATTTAAAGTACTTAAGAATTGTAATCATTGTATTTGGAAAAGAACAATTCTAGCTATCctttcaattaataaaattacacaaaatatgAACAAGAGATTAAAAATGCCATTGTAAGGATCGCAGTTTCCGGTTTGATATCTGTAAAATTTTGTCTGTGTCCTGCTAGTAATCGACAAGCAAACATTAATAGCATTTTGGTGTTTGCTTGGTGGCTGTGTTTTCACGCAGATAAGAAGCCAAAGGAAGCCGTTACGTAACCGAGCCACAAAACTTTGTGGGACTGCGTCGAAAGACATGGCAGAAGTCCTGCTCCTGAGTTGGTCCTGCTGCTGGCGCCTTTCGCTTTGACACAAAGCTGCAAGGCAAGCGGAAAGTTTTCGGTGCGCCAAACTTTTGGTCAATGCAGTTACATAATACAGGGCCGAAAACCCCAACGTGTTTTTGTATGTTGTGCTTGtttttggaatttttttttgtttttgtttttgggccaGCTTGGTTGAGACTGGCGTGTAATATGAGCTAAGCGAGGTCAGCTGCTAGCCGCTGTGTTGTTCTTGCATATATACGCTTATAATTAAGCATAATATGAGCCAGATCCTGGACGGCAGCCTCCGTTCCACGTGCTGGGCACTAAGTGTTGGCATGTGGTTTTTACTGTTGCCAGGATTGCGATGTCCTTGTTGTTGGGTTGTTCTgcattttgttattatttttccctttGTTTAGGACTGGTTGCGGCAAACATGGTGGGTctgcttctgtttctgtttcggtGTGTATGCGTGCATGTTTGGTAGTCCCCTTTTGCAGCATAATTTGCACAATTAACACTGCAATAAAGTTTTTACGCCAACAATTAAGCGCTGCCAGAAGAAAGTTTAATTGGTAAATTTTCGTTTAAATAAGTATAATAACCAATTAAAGGAAAGTCTACGTTCGGCTGTTCCAATGCAAAAGCAGAGCGTCAATTTACAAGTACAAAcgtataattttattaaaaaataatttttatattggGAGACTTTGACCTAGTACTCAACTAAATTTCGATTTATAGAAACTACTACACTATAGGCAAATTAAAAAGGACTTACATTTTCTATTATCCTTTTTTATACTTATAGCGTATAGGTTTAGGTCTCCGGTATGTTGAGCCGTAGTCCTAGATTATTGAAGAATCCAGAGAGGAAACAGCGTTTGGCAAAATTCCAAGTTGGAGACTGCTCGGTGCTCGAGATGGAAGCTCCTCAAAAAAACCGTCGAATCCATCAGGTCGCCCAAATTGGCGACGGTTTGACTTCCCCTTTGGAAAGTCCATCGAACAACTATTCATCTGATAGATCCAATCCACTAACGAAACTTGAGGAGGGAGAACAGGATGCGGACTACTGGGAGTTGAAGAAGGTTTTTCAAAAACTTGACCTCTCCGACCAGATTGTCCTCTATCGCTCCTTTCGCCTCCTTCCCGCCGCCTGCTACACCCTTTGGCGGAGTACCAGGAAGCGGCTCGACTTTCGCACTCTTCATAGGGATCTTGGCGAGGCATCCCAGAGACATCTTATCGTCCACATGAAGGATCATTTCAAGTACATTTACTTCGTCGCAGATAAACTGCAGGTGGGTACGTTTACATAATAGTTCAAAAGTTTATCACTCTGATCGTTCATATTTCTTAGGAAAACCTTAATGTTTTAGAAAAAGCCGGAGTCAAGTCGGTAGTATCTGTTCAACGCTGCGAACTGCTGATAGAAGAAAAAGTTAAGTCTATCAGTCAACACGCTGGAGAAGATTTTGGTGGAAATAGAATGGCCCAGTGGCCACTGCACGCTCTTCCCAAATTAATGAGAAATTTGCGCCGCCTGAAGGTCGACTGTGAAATCCAGGTGCACTTCATCGAACATTTTAAGGAACTGGAGTTACTAGTGCTCAATGGCTTCATTTCGCAGACTGCTCTCACTGGGATCTTAGAGCGGTGCCAGAAGTTGACCAGATTATTTCTTCGATTCGATTGCGATACACTGAGCTTAAAGCTCATTGATAAGTGTTCCCATCTGAGAGACCTATCTTTGACCACAGGACTGTTTTCTCACCAAAAGGATCTTGTCATGAAACTGACTGATCTTCGCCTGTTGGAGTTGACACAATGTGGAACGAGAAGTCAGCTGACAATTGAGTGCCTGCAATTTATACTAAACAGACGGAAAGATTCTGTGCAACTGATTCAAATGGATTGCAAAGGCTTTCAGGATCCCAATTGGATGAAGGAGGTGGGAATGGATCGGTGCTCTCGATTGCGGGGATTGGTCCTGGCAAACTGCTATTTCTGCGACCGCGAGATCAGCCAGCTCTTGTTTCCAAGAGTTCAGAAATACATTGCTCTAATTAACTGTCCTGATATTAAGGACTACCAGTTGATAGATATGGTGCGAATGTGTCCCGGACTCAACGATATCTACTTGATGGACTGTCCCCAGTTGAGCTGGAAGGTCCTTCAAGGTATTTACCGAATCCGCAAGAGTGAAAAACTTAGCTATCCCATTACCATCATTCTCAGTCAACACTCGGAACTCAGGCAGGCCTATCAGTCCATGGTACGTAGAATGCTTTACTTATAAATTTTACTTAAATTACtttactttaaatatttatttattaatttatttatttatttataaattaatataatatttatttattttcttttacaGTACTCAAACTTCTGGTGCTTCAAGCTTCCCTTTCTCAGAATGGAACGCGTAATTCATCCATGTCGACCGATTAGAGATatacaattattttttaatagcaGCGAATAGTAATTTAGTGTTATAGTATCCATAGCTGTTTTACAAATattctaaatatatatatatatttttctccGCCAAATCATCAATGTGAAATTGGAAACAGGTTTCAAGATATTCCTATGTAAGCATcctattttaatatatttttactGTGCacagtatatttttaatacatAACATATGGATGTTTGAGTAAAtcttaaattgaattaaaaggTTTTTGCAGTCTCTGTTGAAATACTTTATAAAAATGCAATATATATACATCCAAGTACCGTAATTTACTACTCAAGTTGATAAAGTTAATTTCCGTTAACCTCAAAATAAGCCACACAAAGCAAATTTCTCATCCTCACCAGGAGGCAACAACCGAAACCATAAGGCATTTTCAGCTTATTACGGCTCATTTCACAAACATTTTTGTCTCGCCCACATGGGCGTTGGAAATGGGCGGAAAAGCCGGGAAAAGTgtggaaaagcgggaaaaaaTTCCGGACAAAGGAAGCCAAAAAGAATGGCAGTGAAGCCGGAGTAAACGAGGCATGCGGCAACCAGTAATGGACAATGGCTCAACAAAGACATGTGAATTATGTCATCTATTGTTTCTAGATTACTCCGAGGAGCCAAAAAGCAGATGGCTACATTTCCTTTTCCACTGCCACTTACTACTCTACTTTTCGATTAATTAAATTGTGTTTTGCTTTCCGCTCACTTATTGGATCTGCTGGAAGCCAATTAAATCGGCAATGAACCACGAGTAGCCTTAAATGAGATTTTAAGCTTTTGACAGATTGAGTTTTGATTGGAAATGGGAGCTGAAAGTGGAATTGGAATTGCAGTCATCGTTCGGCGACCGTGGCATTAATAAATTTCCAAGTACTTCGCTTCCGGTGTATGGTTTATTTTACGACACAAGTGTGTGCGATGGATGGGGTAACGCAAGGATGTGTGTGGGGCCAAGATATTGTCCTGCTCCTGCCGTGCGTGAGGCCATAAAACACTCGAAAGTTATGGTCCTGGTCGATGGCTAAATGCATTGGTATGCGTAGCGTAACGAAAAACAATTAGCTGCGGCCAAATAAAAGTGGCCCACATGCTGCACaaccactcacacacacacacaatgtcTTTGCACTCGGCAAAAATGCTTAACCCACTTATTAGCCTACTTCGATATATCATAAGTagtcaaattgaatttttcagAATTTTCAAAGTTTTTAGAATGCTGAAATAAACATTACAATGAATATTTCAATGGTTTCTAGAGATCGGCAAACATTTTACTCAATATAACCAGCTCCATACTATGGCAATCgaataaatttggccaaaaaatgtAGTTCTGAGTGTCGCTGTGCGGTATCCATCTTTGTTGTGGTGGTAAAAACTTTTATATGGCTTGATTCGCTTGTTTCCTGCCTTGTCGGCGACACGCCCCCATCCGCCCCCGGGGGTCTTATCACTGTATACAGTGTCTGGAGCGGATTGCTGGCAAAGTCATGTCCTGAATGACGAATTCCAACCGGCTATTATGTTCACGACTCACTCGTCCGAAAGTCGCAGGCAGGAGAAATTGTTTGGCCGGAATCGTGTGCATTTTACTTTCTGATATTCAATTAATCGAAGTTTTGTTTGTCTGATTGCCATGCGAGaaagtggtggtggtgatgattGTGGTAGTGCTGCCACAGATAAGTGGATGAGGATAAACAATTAAAGTGCGGAAATTGTTTGATTGTTAAATTTTCGAAGAGATTAACAGGCAACGCTATTCGAGGATAATTGGCAGAACAAACATCCGACAATCCGTTTTTTATTAGTTATCGGGATTAAATGCAAGGCTTCCTTGGATAAAGTTATAATTGGAGCTTACGATggcataaaatattttaatatatattgatAAGAACTCATTCCAAATTCCTTTGTCCTGGAATCGTTTTTAATTTCCCTTTTTGGATCAATACCTTATAAATTCTGCCTGGCAGCCAGGTTAGAATTTAGATAGCAGTTTTCCAATGTCCCCATTATAGTAAATTCCAAACAACGTAATCCTTTAATGCCTTTTTAGCTTGCTAGTGCTCCGGATCCGGCGACGGGTACTTTAGCTGGAGCTTTAGCTCCTTTCAGAGCAAGCTGCATCTCGAATTCCTTATTTACTTTATAGGTGCAGGCAAAGTAAACCAATACCAAAGCTATTTTAGTCGCTTACCGTGTTTCCTCATTTTTTTGTGCTTCTTTGAGCTTCTTTCCCCGACTGAGTTTAATCAGTGGCATTCTAGGATGCCCCCTCTCCGCATTCCGGCTCCTTTTTTGCCCACCACGCTGCCGTTGTCCTGCACTCAATtcgttttctttattttccaTCAGACGGAAGTCATGTGTGCCGGCTGCACATCCTTTATGCCATGGCAGGCAACTGCAGCTCGCTTCCAGGTCCACGATGAAGAAGTCCGTCTGCCAGCAGCAAGGACTACAGccggacacacacacacatatacacgtaTTTAAGCCATACCTATAGGGCAGATAATCGCTTTACAATCAGGCAGGAAACTATTGCAAGCATGATTGTTTCCGCGAAACGTGTTTGCACCGGAGCAGTTTCCACCAAATGCCAAGGAATAAGGAAAACAACTTTTATTCAAGAAAGTCGACATTGGTCGTATTCCATAAGCACAtcaatgaaaaataataaattcacAGTTTcatggaaaatatttgtacCTGGTGTTGCAAGCACCTTGATCAAGTAGTAAAAATGCTCTTCAAATGGAAAAGTTATggcaaaatttaaatgttttgttttaaacAATAGTAATCTTAAgacaaatttaatatttattactttagACActtcattcttttttttttacaaattaaGAAATAGTTTACAGTGAATCATTTGATTTAAACTAAGAACCTAGTTTGCGAAATAAACTATAATTACTGACAAACAAATCCGACTTCCTGGCCTTATACAAACCGCAGACCGAAACTCAATTTCAAATGTCAGTCAAATAAGAAAAAGGGCCGCTGGTGAAAATTTCGTCCGACGGAGGCCAACCGCAAATAAATTACTCGGCCACGTTAAAGATTTGTTAATAAAGATAAATTTACTTATCGTTTATCTTGATTATGCAAAAAGCCTAAGTGAAAACTCAAAGACCTCGGGGTTTCGGGGGCACCATCGAAGGAGCTGCGGAGGAGCACAAAAGCCAGAGACGCCGGTGGCAATTGAATGAGGAGGCCAAGAAGGCAGCAGATGGGCCTAAAACTTTTTCATTTCCTTCGGGCCAGGCCAACAGAATGGCCAGCTAAGAGTGATGGGGACGAGAGGTTGAGGATGAGTTTGGCTGGCTACAGTATATGGGCCATGAATAAACATAATATATATTGCACTGTTTTATACCAAATTAAATAACTTGCCTCCCGATCTCCGAGAGCCGGGGCAGCAATTCTGGTCTTAGCATATTTGCCCGAGGCCAGGGATTCCTTTTTAAAGAAAGCCAGTGTCATGGGAGCCAAGAGTCTGGGCTGGTTGAATAGACCTGGCTATGTCAACAGCTACTGATTAAGTTCTTGGAGGCTCCTCATGCCAAGCAGATTTCTATGGATATTATTCAGCTCTTTTTTGTTGGCAATACCTTGGTTGGGAGGCTCACACAGAATGTTTGCACTTTGGCAAGAAATTAATGAGGTGGACATGTGAGGCAGGAAATCTCTTTTAAATTCCATTGAATTCATCGCTCACATGGTAACTCCTTTGTAAATAATgtaataaatttcattttaaagaAAAACACACTGAatgaatggaaataatatcTTAATATGATCTTTCAACTATTTTTGTTTATGAAAAcgatttaaaatttttttggaAATATATACTTTAGTACTTTACTCTCCCTTAAATTCCCGGATATCAAATAGTTTTCCACTTCCTGATTCCAAACTGGACAAGCAATCTAGTCCACTTGtctgaaaaatatataaaataaaagtttctCGCATTCAAATCTCCTGCTCGGTAAccaaaaatttgaaaaataatctGTAGCCAAGAGCTGGAATTTGAGATACATTTATTATGCAATTTAATAGCCCAAACCAAGTGCAAATAGTTTGCTGACAGTCGGTAAGAGGGGTGTTTGGATGAGTGCCCCTAAAAACCAACGGCTCAATCAAGAGAGGACTTGGCCAGAGCAGAGTTCAACAACTAACAATTTGTTTGCCCGAG
This genomic stretch from Drosophila mauritiana strain mau12 chromosome 2L, ASM438214v1, whole genome shotgun sequence harbors:
- the LOC117142208 gene encoding uncharacterized protein LOC117142208 isoform X1, which produces MLSRSPRLLKNPERKQRLAKFQVGDCSVLEMEAPQKNRRIHQVAQIGDGLTSPLESPSNNYSSDRSNPLTKLEEGEQDADYWELKKVFQKLDLSDQIVLYRSFRLLPAACYTLWRSTRKRLDFRTLHRDLGEASQRHLIVHMKDHFKYIYFVADKLQENLNVLEKAGVKSVVSVQRCELLIEEKVKSISQHAGEDFGGNRMAQWPLHALPKLMRNLRRLKVDCEIQVHFIEHFKELELLVLNGFISQTALTGILERCQKLTRLFLRFDCDTLSLKLIDKCSHLRDLSLTTGLFSHQKDLVMKLTDLRLLELTQCGTRSQLTIECLQFILNRRKDSVQLIQMDCKGFQDPNWMKEVGMDRCSRLRGLVLANCYFCDREISQLLFPRVQKYIALINCPDIKDYQLIDMVRMCPGLNDIYLMDCPQLSWKVLQGIYRIRKSEKLSYPITIILSQHSELRQAYQSMYSNFWCFKLPFLRMERVIHPCRPIRDIQLFFNSSE
- the LOC117142208 gene encoding uncharacterized protein LOC117142208 isoform X2, with protein sequence MAQWPLHALPKLMRNLRRLKVDCEIQVHFIEHFKELELLVLNGFISQTALTGILERCQKLTRLFLRFDCDTLSLKLIDKCSHLRDLSLTTGLFSHQKDLVMKLTDLRLLELTQCGTRSQLTIECLQFILNRRKDSVQLIQMDCKGFQDPNWMKEVGMDRCSRLRGLVLANCYFCDREISQLLFPRVQKYIALINCPDIKDYQLIDMVRMCPGLNDIYLMDCPQLSWKVLQGIYRIRKSEKLSYPITIILSQHSELRQAYQSMYSNFWCFKLPFLRMERVIHPCRPIRDIQLFFNSSE